From the genome of Lutzomyia longipalpis isolate SR_M1_2022 chromosome 2, ASM2433408v1, one region includes:
- the LOC129789976 gene encoding uncharacterized protein LOC129789976: MNSLNVLILTLLFVILLVKNSQAFLPSDPSICVKNLVLDTGRTCEESEDFPDIKNVKNGKRVYIVCTDSDAIDYKFYICFDMNRLPGAPYPEEEILRESTVTYAQIYELMTTEITETKNPKKKPKISKPDPDPSAIRPGFSFRNPISV; the protein is encoded by the exons atgaattcattaaacgttttaattttaactcttctatttgtaattttattggtGAAAAACTCTCAGGCTTTTCTTCCATCTGACCCAAGTATCtgtgttaaaaatttagtaTTGGACACAGGAAGGACTTGTGAGGAAAGTGAAGATTTTCCAGATATCAAGAAcgttaaaaatggaaaaagagTTTACATTGTCTGCACTGATTCAGATGCAAttgattataaattttatatttgtttCGATATGAATCGTCTTCCTGGAGCACCGTATCCTGAGGAAGAAATCCTTCGTGAAT CAACGGTAACTTATGCCCAAATTTATGAG ctGATGACTACGGAAATCACTGAAAccaaaaacccaaaaaagaaACCGAAGATTTCAAAACCGGACCCAGACCCTTCAGCAATTCGTCCaggattttcatttagaaatccaatttctgtttaa